The Armatimonadota bacterium genome window below encodes:
- a CDS encoding sugar-binding protein has translation MKRTWLKFLAVGLAVGLVASAGIPAPTIRVVVIGKSVHPYWANVERGVKAAAQKLGVQAVFFVPQKEDVAAQISTMETYIAQKVSGIAVAPSDPKALGPTIKKGRDAGIPVITLDTDAPESARLAYIGTDNLAAGRIAGQEMRKLLPQGGKVAIGTGSLTALNSLQRIEGFKQAIQGSPIRIVATNNDKEDAATAVSLAAATLRAHPDLAGAYGVYAYNGPAWARAAKEAKVAGKLKIVAFDATDEHIALLKEGAIHVLVAQREYFQGYRSVELLTLMAREGVERALRLYRVPPSRIVDTGVDVVTRATLAAYAKKLDELGIPHTWKP, from the coding sequence ATGAAGCGCACGTGGCTCAAATTTCTCGCGGTGGGGCTGGCGGTGGGCCTGGTGGCCTCCGCAGGCATCCCGGCACCCACCATCCGGGTGGTCGTGATTGGGAAGTCCGTGCACCCGTACTGGGCCAACGTGGAGCGAGGGGTAAAGGCCGCGGCGCAGAAGCTGGGGGTCCAAGCGGTCTTCTTCGTGCCCCAGAAGGAGGACGTGGCCGCCCAGATCAGCACCATGGAGACCTACATCGCCCAGAAGGTGTCCGGCATCGCCGTCGCGCCCTCGGATCCCAAGGCGCTCGGGCCCACCATCAAGAAGGGACGGGACGCCGGGATTCCGGTGATCACCCTGGACACCGATGCGCCGGAAAGCGCTCGCCTCGCCTACATCGGCACGGACAACCTGGCGGCCGGGCGGATCGCGGGACAGGAGATGCGCAAGCTTTTGCCCCAGGGCGGGAAGGTGGCCATCGGGACCGGAAGCCTCACCGCCCTCAACTCCCTGCAGCGCATCGAGGGATTTAAGCAGGCCATCCAGGGGAGTCCGATCCGCATCGTGGCCACGAACAACGACAAAGAGGACGCGGCCACCGCGGTGAGCCTCGCGGCTGCCACCCTGCGGGCTCACCCGGACCTCGCGGGGGCATACGGGGTGTACGCCTACAACGGCCCCGCATGGGCCCGCGCGGCCAAGGAGGCGAAGGTGGCCGGGAAACTGAAGATCGTCGCCTTCGACGCCACGGATGAACACATCGCCCTGCTCAAGGAAGGCGCCATCCACGTGCTCGTGGCTCAGCGGGAGTACTTCCAGGGCTACCGGAGCGTGGAACTCCTGACCCTCATGGCCCGGGAGGGGGTGGAGCGTGCCCTACGCCTCTACCGGGTCCCTCCCAGCCGCATCGTGGATACGGGTGTGGACGTGGTGACCCGGGCCACGCTCGCCGCGTACGCCAAGAAGCTGGATGAGCTGGGGATCCCCCACACGTGGAAGCCATGA
- a CDS encoding carbohydrate ABC transporter permease gives MERAALGALLLAVLIWVLFPLYWAGITSLKEPTETFRPTLLPFVQFIPTLANWQDQFRLAGRDILRDLQNSLLVAAASASLALLLGSMAGYALARFPFYVGPLRNHDIATWFLSQVILPPAVVVIPFFLFMQRLGLLDTPLALILAHTTMNLPLATLLMRDTFLSLPVELEEAALVDGASRLRALVHVVLPLAAPALVSTGILAFAFSWNEFIYALTLTFERATTIPLLIAGAKMSQGIQFWFVSVRVLLALLPPVLLAFAVQRYVVRGLTLGALH, from the coding sequence ATGGAGCGGGCGGCGCTGGGAGCGCTGCTCCTGGCCGTCCTGATTTGGGTCCTGTTCCCCCTCTACTGGGCCGGGATCACCTCCCTCAAGGAGCCCACGGAGACCTTCCGCCCCACCCTCCTCCCCTTCGTGCAGTTCATCCCCACCCTGGCCAACTGGCAGGACCAGTTCCGACTGGCGGGGCGGGACATCCTCCGGGATCTCCAGAACAGCTTGCTCGTCGCCGCAGCGAGCGCCTCCCTGGCGCTCCTGCTCGGGAGCATGGCGGGTTACGCCCTGGCCCGCTTTCCGTTTTACGTCGGTCCCCTTCGCAATCACGACATCGCCACCTGGTTCCTCTCGCAGGTCATCCTGCCCCCCGCGGTGGTCGTCATCCCCTTCTTCCTGTTCATGCAGCGGCTGGGCCTCCTGGACACGCCTCTCGCCCTCATCCTCGCGCATACCACCATGAACCTGCCGCTCGCCACCCTGCTCATGCGTGACACCTTCCTGAGCCTTCCCGTGGAGCTGGAGGAGGCCGCCCTGGTGGACGGGGCCAGCCGGCTACGCGCCCTCGTGCACGTGGTGCTGCCCCTCGCAGCCCCTGCACTGGTCTCCACGGGAATCCTGGCCTTCGCGTTCTCCTGGAACGAGTTCATCTACGCCCTCACCCTCACGTTCGAGCGGGCCACCACCATTCCCCTCCTGATCGCGGGGGCCAAGATGAGCCAGGGGATTCAGTTCTGGTTCGTGTCCGTCCGGGTGCTGCTGGCCCTCCTGCCCCCCGTACTCCTGGCGTTCGCCGTCCAGCGGTACGTGGTGCGGGGCCTCACCCTGGGCGCGCTGCACTAA
- a CDS encoding carbohydrate kinase family protein, translated as MLSVGIMVADVIVRTVDAWPELGRLRLVESIELQSGGLAHTTAITLAKLGVPTAAVGRVGADVFGGYLIERLRHHGVEPHVVEDPAIGTSITVVAVAPGGERSFLHFVGANARLVPEDVPDHLLSAARILHLGGYFVLPGMDGPPAARLLARARAHGCRTSLDVAWDARGRWMEDLAPCLAHLDVLFANQDEVAQLAGTRDPQRAAAALRERGVGVVAVKLGERGAYVDAGSWQGWVPAFDVPVVDTTGAGDAFCGGFLAAWLRGWSWEEVTRFANAVGALCVTAVGGTTGVRSFEETVDFLRRARVRN; from the coding sequence GTGCTGAGCGTGGGGATCATGGTGGCCGACGTGATCGTCCGGACCGTGGACGCCTGGCCGGAGCTGGGACGCCTTCGGTTGGTGGAATCCATCGAGCTGCAAAGCGGGGGCCTCGCCCACACCACGGCCATCACCCTGGCGAAGTTGGGGGTCCCCACCGCCGCGGTGGGCCGGGTGGGCGCGGACGTCTTCGGCGGCTACCTCATCGAGCGGCTCCGGCACCATGGGGTAGAGCCACACGTGGTGGAGGATCCCGCGATCGGAACCTCCATCACCGTGGTGGCGGTGGCCCCCGGCGGAGAACGGTCCTTCCTCCACTTCGTCGGCGCCAACGCCCGCCTCGTCCCGGAAGACGTCCCCGATCACCTCCTCTCCGCGGCAAGGATCCTGCACCTGGGCGGATACTTCGTGCTCCCCGGCATGGACGGACCCCCCGCGGCTCGGCTTCTGGCGCGCGCAAGAGCCCATGGATGTCGTACGAGCCTGGACGTGGCCTGGGACGCCCGGGGCCGATGGATGGAGGACCTGGCGCCCTGTCTAGCGCACCTGGACGTCCTGTTCGCCAATCAGGACGAGGTGGCACAGCTGGCGGGGACCCGGGATCCCCAACGCGCCGCGGCCGCATTGCGGGAGCGAGGAGTGGGCGTGGTGGCGGTGAAGCTGGGCGAACGGGGAGCGTACGTGGACGCGGGCAGCTGGCAGGGGTGGGTTCCCGCATTCGACGTCCCCGTGGTGGACACCACGGGCGCGGGAGACGCCTTCTGCGGCGGATTCCTGGCCGCCTGGCTTCGGGGCTGGAGCTGGGAGGAGGTTACCCGGTTCGCGAACGCGGTGGGAGCCCTCTGCGTGACCGCGGTGGGAGGGACGACGGGCGTGCGAAGCTTCGAGGAAACCGTGGATTTCCTACGCCGGGCGCGGGTTCGAAATTGA
- a CDS encoding ABC transporter permease has product MAQKTDGVAASPARGPQRVEVSYELAMLAVLGLLMAVVGTLAPRFLQPDNLFQIARNFAFIAAAGVGEAMVILSGGGGIDLSVGSVMSLGGVVTTKLLSLGYGLPPALGAGVSAGLLAGAVNGLLVTQARMTPLIPTLGMLSIAGGLALVITRGFPITELGPQADLFVSLGAGFVGPVPAPVIYMVAVVLLGWFLTTRTPYGYDLYAVGGNAEAARLAGIPVDRVRFVAYVTSGGLAALTGILLAARLSVGDATLGQGMELSVIAAVVIGGVSLQGGRGSILGLLIGAALIGVLQNAMVIVGVPAFWQQVVIGTTIIAAVLVDRLRVRLASV; this is encoded by the coding sequence GTGGCGCAGAAGACGGATGGGGTCGCGGCCTCTCCGGCCCGAGGGCCACAACGGGTAGAGGTCTCGTATGAGCTTGCCATGCTGGCGGTGCTGGGCCTCCTCATGGCCGTGGTCGGGACTCTCGCCCCCCGCTTCCTGCAGCCGGACAACCTCTTCCAGATCGCCCGAAACTTCGCCTTCATCGCGGCCGCGGGGGTGGGCGAGGCCATGGTGATCCTGAGCGGCGGAGGCGGCATCGACCTCTCCGTGGGATCCGTGATGAGCCTGGGGGGTGTGGTCACCACGAAGCTCCTGAGCCTGGGGTACGGACTCCCGCCCGCCCTGGGAGCAGGCGTGTCGGCCGGACTCCTGGCCGGCGCCGTGAACGGCCTACTGGTCACCCAGGCCCGCATGACTCCCCTGATCCCCACCCTGGGCATGCTCTCCATCGCGGGGGGGCTGGCCCTGGTCATCACCCGGGGCTTCCCCATCACCGAACTCGGTCCGCAGGCGGACCTGTTCGTGTCCCTGGGCGCGGGATTCGTGGGTCCAGTTCCCGCGCCCGTGATCTACATGGTGGCCGTGGTCCTCCTGGGATGGTTTCTCACCACCCGTACGCCTTACGGCTACGACCTGTACGCGGTGGGAGGGAATGCGGAGGCGGCCCGCCTTGCCGGGATTCCCGTGGACCGGGTGCGGTTCGTGGCATACGTGACGAGCGGGGGACTTGCGGCCCTCACCGGCATCCTCCTCGCGGCCCGTCTCTCCGTGGGGGATGCCACCCTGGGACAGGGGATGGAGCTCAGCGTGATCGCCGCGGTGGTGATCGGAGGGGTGAGCCTGCAGGGCGGACGTGGCTCCATCCTGGGCCTGTTGATCGGCGCCGCCCTCATCGGCGTCCTGCAGAACGCCATGGTCATCGTGGGAGTCCCCGCCTTCTGGCAGCAGGTGGTGATCGGAACCACCATCATCGCCGCCGTGCTCGTGGACCGACTGCGGGTACGGCTCGCGTCTGTATGA
- a CDS encoding ABC transporter permease, producing the protein MSRGESLGVERARPLGRVGRPALAVRFRELNILLALGALVLFFTWRNPTFLSTSNLNIILRDMPRYTLLGVGETLVIVTGGIDLSVGSMVALTNMVAAYLMVTWNVHWLVAILVILTLSCLVGLWHGLFVTKLGVPAFIITLGTLMWARGLSSLMTKGFIIALPDTPYLALGQGDLFGIPMPFVVLLTVAGVCGVILHRTVLGRHMYAVGGNLQAARAAGINVDGVRIFAYAACSVIAGITGVVVAARLGQGNPNVGGAYELWAIAATVIGGTSLFGGEGTILGALLGGAIMAVVVNGMILVDVSAYYQDIVLGLILVAAVAVDILRKRKEIRL; encoded by the coding sequence GTGTCGAGAGGGGAATCGCTGGGGGTAGAGCGGGCGAGGCCACTGGGCCGGGTGGGACGACCCGCCCTCGCCGTGCGATTCCGGGAGCTCAACATCCTGTTGGCTCTCGGGGCCCTCGTCCTCTTCTTCACCTGGCGGAACCCCACGTTCCTCTCCACCTCCAACTTGAACATCATCCTGCGGGACATGCCGCGCTACACGCTCCTGGGTGTCGGCGAAACGCTCGTGATCGTCACGGGGGGCATCGACCTCTCGGTCGGTTCGATGGTCGCCCTCACGAACATGGTCGCCGCCTACCTCATGGTGACGTGGAACGTGCACTGGCTTGTGGCGATCCTCGTGATCCTCACCCTCTCCTGCCTGGTCGGGCTCTGGCACGGGCTGTTCGTGACGAAGCTGGGAGTACCGGCCTTCATCATCACGCTGGGCACCCTGATGTGGGCCCGGGGCCTTTCCTCCCTCATGACGAAAGGGTTCATCATCGCTCTGCCGGACACGCCCTACCTCGCCCTGGGACAGGGGGACCTCTTCGGGATTCCGATGCCCTTCGTCGTCCTCCTCACGGTGGCGGGAGTGTGCGGTGTGATCCTCCACCGCACGGTCCTCGGTCGCCACATGTACGCGGTGGGCGGAAACCTCCAAGCCGCCCGTGCAGCGGGCATCAACGTGGATGGGGTGCGGATCTTCGCCTACGCGGCCTGCAGCGTGATCGCGGGGATCACGGGGGTGGTGGTTGCCGCGAGGCTCGGGCAAGGCAACCCGAACGTAGGTGGGGCCTATGAGCTCTGGGCGATCGCGGCCACCGTGATCGGCGGGACGAGCCTCTTTGGCGGGGAGGGGACGATCCTGGGAGCGCTGTTGGGCGGGGCGATCATGGCCGTGGTCGTGAACGGAATGATCCTCGTCGACGTCTCCGCGTACTACCAGGACATCGTGCTCGGATTGATCCTCGTGGCGGCTGTTGCCGTAGACATCCTCCGCAAGCGCAAGGAAATACGACTCTGA
- a CDS encoding extracellular solute-binding protein translates to MKVVRWGVLGMVLLSVVGVAFAAARPFAGRTVTLGVFAGGTRGAISGPFYYFRSAWEQRTGAKLNIVEIPFDQLPTKIKTDLITRAGRFDGFVPCATIYGDLVTNNWIVPVDPWIRDPRFPRWDPNDMGPPIRQLYRWGGRQYGANYDADAWVLYGRRDLLNDPKEKAAFRAKYGYELRLPQTIKELLDVSEFFNNRDWNGDGRADFGIVLPLKVSAQGFFFYLAFAAPYVVVPGPTVDEYHNVFFFNPRTMEPLINSPGHVKALEDYIRLTKNGPRAQLGWDLVESWDPFLKGNAALTYSPGDIGSLAKNPDRSRIKGKLTAGPMPASTEYYDRRTGRWVQRLNRVGNLLGCSWHGLISSLSRNKETIYHLFAYMAERSRLFQITTFGWGGVDPGKIYDFPPEVSNGQGTGSIQAYLQQGFDRQDALDWLRAYWQNYYQMDAWQEYLRIPGAPEMINSLDLHISQALVGRETPKQALDAVAREWTEIVNKLGREKLRRAYQESIGYGRPAPRYRPR, encoded by the coding sequence ATGAAGGTGGTACGATGGGGCGTGCTGGGTATGGTGCTCCTCTCCGTGGTGGGCGTGGCGTTCGCCGCGGCCCGGCCCTTCGCGGGCCGTACCGTTACGCTGGGGGTATTCGCAGGAGGCACCCGAGGAGCCATCTCTGGCCCCTTCTATTATTTCCGCTCCGCGTGGGAGCAACGCACGGGAGCCAAATTGAACATCGTGGAGATTCCCTTCGATCAGCTTCCCACGAAGATCAAGACGGACCTCATCACCCGGGCGGGACGGTTCGACGGATTCGTGCCCTGCGCCACCATCTACGGGGACCTGGTGACCAACAACTGGATCGTGCCGGTGGATCCGTGGATCCGGGATCCGCGGTTCCCCCGGTGGGACCCCAACGACATGGGTCCTCCCATCCGGCAGCTGTACCGGTGGGGCGGGCGGCAGTACGGAGCCAACTACGACGCGGACGCCTGGGTGCTCTACGGCCGACGGGACCTTCTCAACGATCCCAAGGAGAAGGCTGCGTTCCGGGCCAAGTACGGGTATGAGCTGCGGCTGCCGCAAACCATCAAGGAGCTCCTGGACGTGAGCGAGTTCTTCAACAACCGCGACTGGAACGGGGACGGGCGAGCCGACTTCGGCATCGTCCTCCCCCTCAAGGTGAGTGCCCAGGGGTTCTTCTTCTACCTGGCCTTCGCGGCTCCCTACGTGGTGGTTCCGGGCCCCACCGTGGACGAGTACCACAACGTGTTCTTCTTTAACCCCCGCACCATGGAGCCCCTCATCAACTCCCCGGGACACGTGAAGGCCCTGGAGGACTACATCCGGCTCACGAAGAACGGCCCCCGGGCCCAGCTGGGATGGGACCTCGTGGAGTCCTGGGATCCGTTCCTGAAGGGCAATGCGGCCCTGACCTACAGCCCGGGCGACATCGGCTCCCTCGCCAAGAACCCCGACCGCTCCCGGATCAAGGGCAAGCTCACCGCAGGCCCCATGCCGGCCAGCACGGAGTATTACGACCGACGGACCGGCCGGTGGGTCCAGAGGCTCAACCGGGTCGGCAACCTCCTGGGATGCTCCTGGCACGGGCTGATCAGCTCCCTCAGCCGGAACAAGGAGACCATTTACCACCTGTTCGCGTACATGGCGGAGCGGTCCCGACTCTTCCAGATCACCACCTTCGGCTGGGGCGGCGTGGATCCCGGGAAGATCTACGACTTCCCGCCGGAGGTGAGCAACGGCCAGGGCACGGGATCCATCCAGGCCTACCTCCAGCAGGGGTTCGACCGGCAGGACGCCCTGGACTGGCTGCGGGCCTACTGGCAGAACTACTACCAGATGGATGCCTGGCAGGAGTACCTCCGCATCCCGGGCGCTCCGGAGATGATCAACAGCCTCGACCTGCACATCAGCCAGGCCCTGGTGGGACGGGAGACGCCCAAGCAGGCCCTGGATGCGGTGGCTCGGGAGTGGACGGAGATCGTGAACAAGCTGGGCCGGGAGAAGCTACGGCGCGCGTACCAGGAGTCCATCGGCTACGGCAGGCCCGCGCCCCGGTACCGGCCGCGCTAG
- a CDS encoding ATP-binding cassette domain-containing protein, producing the protein MRGPLLRARGISKRFGAVQALQDVDVDLYPGEVLGLVGDNGAGKSTLIKILSGVYPPDAGSIELEGRPVRFTSPREARAAGIETIYQDLALAENLDVAGNIFLGREPGYGWGVLRILARRQMETASTQVLQRLEIQLPSVRTLVRHLSGGQRQAVAISRAVYWEARIVIMDEPTAALGVRERSRVLDLVRRLRDEGKSVLLISHSMPDIFAVCDRIVVLRRGLKVGERQTAQTTEEEIVRMMMGVEAA; encoded by the coding sequence ATGAGGGGGCCGCTCCTCCGAGCCCGAGGGATCAGCAAGCGGTTTGGGGCCGTCCAGGCCCTGCAGGACGTGGATGTGGACCTGTACCCGGGGGAGGTCCTGGGATTGGTGGGGGACAACGGGGCGGGAAAATCCACCCTCATCAAGATCCTCTCGGGAGTCTACCCACCGGACGCGGGGAGCATCGAGCTCGAGGGTCGGCCCGTACGGTTCACGAGCCCCCGGGAGGCCCGGGCCGCGGGCATCGAGACCATCTATCAGGATCTCGCCCTCGCGGAGAATCTGGACGTGGCGGGGAACATCTTCTTGGGCCGGGAGCCGGGATACGGCTGGGGGGTGCTCCGGATCCTCGCTCGCCGTCAGATGGAGACGGCCTCGACCCAGGTCCTCCAGCGGCTGGAGATCCAGCTCCCCTCCGTGCGGACCCTGGTGCGGCACCTGTCCGGCGGACAGCGTCAGGCCGTGGCCATCAGCCGGGCGGTGTACTGGGAGGCCCGCATCGTCATCATGGACGAGCCCACCGCGGCCCTTGGGGTGCGGGAGCGATCCCGGGTGCTGGACCTGGTGCGCCGTTTAAGGGATGAGGGCAAGAGCGTACTCCTCATCAGCCACAGCATGCCGGACATCTTCGCGGTGTGTGACCGGATCGTGGTCCTGCGCCGGGGCCTGAAGGTGGGGGAGCGGCAAACCGCGCAGACCACGGAGGAGGAGATCGTGCGGATGATGATGGGGGTGGAGGCGGCCTAA
- the xylB gene encoding xylulokinase, with protein sequence MRGAFLGIDVGTTGAKAVLVDGQGRVLASATHDYPLSVPRPGWSEQEPQAWWEATVLSIRAVLAAQDVQVDGVGLTGQMHGLVALDPKGEVLRPAILWNDQRTAEEVAWITERVGPQRVLELTGNPVLTGFTAPKICWVRRHEPQVYRRIAHVLLPKDYVRYRLTGTLATDVADASGTSLFDVRGRRWSDEMLSALEIPRSWLPDVFESPEVVGRVSEAAAGLTGLRAGVPVVAGAGDQAAQAVGAGIVRSGLLSVTIGTSGVVFAHLDAVQVDPLGRTHTFCHAVPGKWHVMGVMLAAGGSLRWLREGLGIPDWHRAGGDPYALMTEEAAEVPPGSEGLLFLPYLSGERTPHADPFARGAFVGLTLRHRRAHFVRSVLEGVAFGLRDSLEILRTMGLAPTQVRVSGGGARSALWRQILADVFGTELVTVEVTEGAAYGAALLAAVGAGAFPSVEAACDRAVRVVERTAPGPGRERYEELYRVYVELYPRLRDAMHRLSRLS encoded by the coding sequence GTGAGGGGCGCGTTCCTGGGGATCGACGTGGGGACCACCGGCGCCAAGGCGGTGCTGGTGGATGGGCAGGGTCGGGTCCTCGCCTCGGCCACCCACGACTACCCCCTCTCGGTCCCCCGACCGGGCTGGTCCGAGCAGGAGCCGCAGGCGTGGTGGGAGGCCACGGTGCTGAGCATCCGGGCGGTCCTCGCGGCCCAAGACGTGCAGGTCGACGGGGTGGGGCTCACCGGTCAGATGCACGGCCTCGTGGCCCTCGATCCGAAGGGCGAGGTCCTGCGGCCGGCGATCCTCTGGAACGACCAGCGCACGGCCGAGGAGGTCGCGTGGATCACGGAGCGGGTGGGTCCACAGCGCGTTCTCGAGCTCACCGGTAACCCCGTCCTCACCGGGTTTACGGCACCCAAGATCTGTTGGGTGCGCCGGCACGAGCCTCAGGTCTACCGCCGCATCGCCCATGTTCTCCTCCCGAAGGACTACGTCCGGTACCGGCTCACGGGCACACTCGCCACCGACGTCGCGGATGCGTCCGGGACGTCGCTGTTCGACGTGCGCGGACGCCGGTGGTCGGATGAGATGCTCTCCGCCCTTGAGATCCCCCGATCTTGGCTCCCGGACGTCTTCGAGTCACCGGAGGTGGTGGGCCGGGTCTCCGAAGCGGCTGCGGGGCTCACGGGGCTTCGGGCCGGCGTCCCGGTGGTGGCGGGGGCCGGAGATCAGGCAGCCCAGGCGGTCGGAGCCGGGATCGTGCGGAGTGGGCTTCTCTCGGTCACCATCGGGACATCCGGGGTCGTGTTCGCCCACCTCGACGCGGTACAGGTGGACCCTCTCGGCCGCACCCACACCTTCTGCCACGCCGTGCCGGGCAAGTGGCACGTGATGGGCGTGATGCTGGCGGCCGGGGGATCCCTCCGATGGCTGCGGGAAGGCCTCGGCATCCCGGATTGGCACCGCGCAGGGGGCGACCCCTACGCCCTCATGACGGAGGAGGCCGCGGAGGTGCCGCCCGGGAGCGAAGGCCTCCTCTTCCTCCCCTACCTCTCAGGGGAGCGGACGCCGCACGCGGATCCGTTCGCCCGGGGAGCCTTCGTGGGCCTCACGCTCCGCCACCGCCGGGCCCACTTCGTGCGGTCGGTCCTGGAAGGCGTGGCGTTTGGGCTGCGCGATTCCCTGGAGATCCTCCGGACGATGGGACTTGCGCCCACCCAGGTCCGGGTCTCCGGCGGAGGGGCCCGCAGTGCCCTGTGGCGGCAGATCCTCGCCGACGTGTTCGGGACCGAACTCGTGACCGTGGAGGTCACCGAAGGGGCTGCCTATGGGGCGGCCCTCCTGGCCGCTGTCGGGGCGGGTGCGTTCCCCTCCGTGGAGGCGGCGTGTGACCGGGCGGTCCGGGTCGTGGAGCGCACTGCACCGGGCCCCGGCCGGGAACGGTACGAGGAACTGTACCGGGTGTACGTCGAACTCTATCCCCGGTTGCGAGATGCAATGCACAGGCTGAGCCGACTCTCCTAG
- a CDS encoding sugar ABC transporter permease, whose product MRDEGVKWALLLPAVGWILTFTVYPLVFSLLLSFQNWNLTSPPTWAGLANYVRAVQDPRTHNALRVTGLFVGATVAAELLLGFALALLFHRPMRGIRLLRAVVVAPLFTSPIALAFLGMMLFHEEDGPIAHLVRAVGAGKVHWLSDPTTALGSVVLLDIWQWTPFAFLVFLAGLAGVPQEPIEAAIVDGAGRWALFRHVLLPLLTPVIVTALLFKLIYSVKVFDLAFGLTGGGPGISTEVLALYIHRQGLEFFNLGYASSLSYIFLVLVSLTCIGLVLRVRHLYERL is encoded by the coding sequence GTGCGGGATGAGGGGGTCAAGTGGGCACTGCTCCTGCCCGCGGTGGGGTGGATCTTGACCTTCACCGTCTACCCCCTCGTCTTTTCCCTGCTCCTCTCTTTCCAGAACTGGAACCTGACGTCTCCGCCCACCTGGGCAGGGTTGGCAAACTACGTGCGGGCTGTGCAGGACCCCCGGACGCACAACGCGCTCCGGGTCACGGGTCTCTTCGTGGGGGCGACGGTCGCCGCAGAGCTCCTGTTGGGGTTCGCGCTCGCCCTGCTCTTCCACCGGCCCATGCGGGGGATTCGCCTTCTGCGGGCGGTCGTGGTGGCACCCCTGTTTACCTCTCCCATCGCCCTCGCCTTCCTGGGCATGATGCTCTTCCACGAGGAGGACGGGCCCATCGCGCATCTCGTTCGGGCCGTGGGGGCCGGCAAAGTCCACTGGCTCTCGGACCCCACCACCGCCCTGGGGTCCGTGGTGCTCCTGGACATCTGGCAGTGGACGCCTTTCGCCTTCCTCGTGTTCCTGGCGGGCCTCGCGGGCGTCCCGCAGGAACCCATCGAGGCGGCGATCGTGGACGGTGCGGGGCGGTGGGCTCTTTTCCGACACGTTTTGCTTCCCCTGCTGACGCCGGTGATCGTCACCGCCCTGCTGTTCAAGCTTATCTATTCCGTGAAGGTCTTCGACCTCGCGTTCGGACTCACCGGAGGGGGGCCGGGGATCTCCACGGAGGTCCTGGCCCTTTACATCCACCGACAGGGCCTGGAGTTCTTCAATCTCGGGTACGCCTCCTCCCTGTCGTATATCTTTCTCGTCCTGGTGTCCCTGACATGCATCGGTCTGGTGCTTCGCGTGCGGCATCTGTACGAACGTCTCTAG
- a CDS encoding TIM barrel protein gives MPLRDLRGQRVRRSGEELVRHLQSFVLEPKFSVGVWYLSPFASRFHDKYQPDRDIRARLDLVTSLKEYGVVGVEAHYPAEVNEDNLDLWKSFIRDTGIRLVALAPGIFYDREFEFGSLSSPIPEARRRAIQRTIRTLELSRELGTDVTIVWPGIDGYENPFGQNFTDLRARFAEGLAEAMDAVPSVRIAFEPKPYEPRGRILFGTTAEGLLLAHRVEAMLTNPDNRRLLQEGHALVGLNPETGHMLMGYEDLAYSLSLACEEGRLAHTHWNSQPLGNYDQDLNVGVVSPEQTEAALYALKMHGYEEHFGIDINPERMPPEVAIKNSIDALRAAADRVNHLDHERIVWAIEHPDRARGWLEAYLIRQRARTPDALPPLWELAR, from the coding sequence ATGCCGTTACGGGATCTGCGCGGGCAAAGGGTGCGGCGTTCGGGGGAAGAGCTCGTGCGCCACCTGCAGAGCTTCGTGCTGGAGCCAAAGTTCTCCGTCGGGGTCTGGTACCTGTCGCCGTTTGCGAGCCGGTTCCACGACAAGTACCAGCCCGACCGGGACATCCGCGCACGGTTGGACCTGGTGACCTCCCTGAAGGAGTACGGCGTGGTCGGGGTCGAAGCCCACTACCCGGCCGAGGTGAACGAGGACAACCTGGACCTCTGGAAGAGCTTCATCCGCGACACGGGCATCCGTCTCGTGGCGCTGGCGCCGGGGATCTTCTATGACCGCGAGTTCGAGTTCGGATCCCTCTCCTCTCCGATCCCGGAGGCCCGACGGAGGGCAATCCAGCGGACAATCCGCACGCTGGAGCTGAGCCGGGAACTCGGGACGGACGTGACCATCGTGTGGCCCGGGATCGACGGGTACGAGAACCCCTTCGGGCAGAACTTCACGGACCTCCGCGCACGGTTCGCAGAAGGGCTCGCGGAAGCGATGGACGCGGTCCCCAGCGTCCGGATCGCGTTCGAGCCCAAGCCCTATGAACCGCGAGGTCGCATCCTGTTCGGGACCACAGCCGAAGGGCTCCTTCTGGCCCACCGGGTGGAGGCGATGCTGACGAATCCCGACAACCGCCGCCTCCTTCAGGAAGGCCACGCCCTGGTCGGGCTCAACCCCGAGACCGGGCACATGCTCATGGGGTACGAGGACCTCGCCTACTCCCTGAGCCTCGCCTGCGAGGAGGGTCGCCTCGCGCACACCCACTGGAACAGCCAGCCCCTCGGGAACTACGATCAGGACCTGAACGTGGGTGTCGTCTCGCCGGAGCAGACGGAGGCGGCCCTGTACGCTTTGAAGATGCACGGGTACGAAGAACACTTCGGGATCGACATCAATCCCGAGCGGATGCCGCCGGAGGTCGCGATCAAGAACTCCATCGATGCCCTCCGGGCGGCCGCCGACCGGGTCAACCACCTGGACCACGAGCGGATCGTCTGGGCCATCGAGCACCCGGACCGGGCACGCGGATGGCTGGAAGCCTACCTGATCCGGCAGCGGGCCCGGACTCCGGATGCCCTCCCGCCTTTGTGGGAGCTTGCGCGGTGA